The proteins below come from a single Saccharophagus degradans 2-40 genomic window:
- a CDS encoding phytase, with translation MNHQHNKNHTTTKNLVRRSTSIALICAITGLLGCNSTSQKTLYDTTDNQPLYAQNASVSVSNIKAGNKLSGLAVVTHKGRQVMAIASEKTGIILAAINSDSQALNTQVISQLKGSYELLDSRQTSQRQWLITADAQTGQPVIFSATQDSDLMSATATALRETRFQTDALCLYLDKQNNLFAFMLDGYGGGEMRWLWDARKDSLVDITVKQLSLPPGSESCAVDDASAALLVAEEEFGVWQYPAEPEGAWQRHLVAAVKPWGKVQASPIGVKAIAPYHFALFSEQGAAVYRLNNKGTHAEVVALGKLNAQEIADVVWLNDKLLLLDEAEDAIVSAPLAAKKIEKSIATAKQQLAPLPAVYPTVTAKAQTPAMQRRGDAADDPAIWVHPTHPEKSLVLGTNKKWGLFVYDLQGNETQAIATGHINNVDIRQGVRLAPNQKAQDIAIASNRSDNTLTVYTLNNGHVKQVANIATGLNDVYGVCLYAPNKQALYAFINDKDGRFKQYQLIENTAGIDANLVREFHLDSQPEACVANDATGELFIGEEDAGVWLFDANPTASISGRLIAAVGDVLVADVEGLGLINNALGNYLVVSSQGDNSYAIYQAEAPYNYVGSFRVGLNSDNQIDGTSETDGIAITGAALGEHYPQGLLVIQDGFNLMPSQPQNFKYVSWQDVITELAK, from the coding sequence GTGAACCATCAACACAATAAAAACCATACAACTACAAAGAACTTAGTGCGCCGCAGTACTTCCATTGCACTTATATGTGCAATTACTGGCCTATTGGGTTGCAACAGCACAAGCCAAAAAACACTTTACGATACAACGGATAACCAACCCTTGTATGCGCAGAACGCCAGCGTATCGGTTAGTAATATTAAAGCGGGTAATAAACTTAGTGGGCTAGCGGTAGTAACCCACAAGGGCCGCCAAGTAATGGCGATAGCATCAGAAAAAACAGGTATAATCCTTGCGGCTATTAATAGCGATAGCCAAGCACTTAACACACAGGTAATTAGCCAATTAAAAGGCAGCTATGAGCTACTTGATAGCAGGCAAACAAGTCAGCGCCAATGGCTAATTACAGCCGATGCGCAAACTGGGCAGCCGGTAATATTCAGTGCAACACAAGATAGCGATTTAATGTCTGCAACTGCAACAGCACTGCGAGAGACGCGTTTTCAAACCGATGCGCTGTGTTTGTATTTAGATAAGCAAAATAATTTGTTCGCATTTATGCTCGATGGCTACGGCGGTGGCGAAATGCGCTGGTTGTGGGATGCACGCAAAGATTCACTGGTAGATATTACCGTTAAACAGCTTAGTTTGCCGCCGGGGTCTGAATCTTGTGCCGTAGATGATGCAAGCGCAGCGCTATTGGTTGCGGAAGAAGAGTTTGGTGTGTGGCAATACCCCGCAGAGCCAGAAGGCGCTTGGCAGCGCCACTTAGTTGCTGCAGTAAAACCTTGGGGCAAAGTACAAGCAAGCCCTATAGGTGTAAAAGCCATTGCGCCCTACCACTTTGCCTTGTTTAGTGAGCAAGGTGCGGCAGTGTATCGTTTAAATAATAAAGGTACGCATGCGGAAGTAGTTGCTCTGGGTAAATTAAACGCGCAAGAAATAGCAGATGTAGTATGGCTAAACGATAAACTACTCCTACTCGATGAAGCGGAAGATGCTATTGTTAGCGCACCCTTAGCCGCTAAAAAAATAGAAAAGTCTATTGCCACTGCTAAACAGCAATTGGCCCCACTACCTGCGGTTTACCCCACAGTAACAGCCAAAGCGCAAACCCCCGCAATGCAAAGGCGCGGTGATGCAGCAGATGACCCAGCTATATGGGTGCACCCAACCCATCCAGAAAAAAGCTTGGTTTTGGGTACCAATAAAAAATGGGGTTTATTTGTTTACGACTTACAAGGCAACGAAACACAGGCTATAGCTACCGGCCATATTAATAATGTTGATATTCGCCAAGGCGTACGTTTAGCGCCTAACCAAAAAGCGCAAGATATTGCCATTGCCAGCAACCGTAGCGACAACACGTTAACGGTATATACGCTTAACAACGGCCATGTAAAACAAGTGGCAAATATTGCCACTGGGTTAAATGATGTCTACGGCGTGTGTTTATATGCACCTAACAAGCAAGCATTGTATGCGTTTATTAACGATAAAGACGGCCGCTTTAAGCAGTACCAATTAATCGAAAATACGGCGGGTATAGATGCAAACTTGGTGCGTGAATTCCATTTAGATAGTCAGCCAGAAGCGTGTGTTGCCAACGATGCAACCGGCGAGCTATTTATCGGTGAAGAAGATGCCGGTGTGTGGTTATTCGACGCCAACCCAACAGCAAGTATTAGCGGCCGCTTAATAGCCGCGGTGGGTGATGTGTTGGTGGCCGATGTAGAAGGCTTAGGTTTAATAAACAATGCATTGGGTAATTATTTGGTTGTTTCTAGCCAAGGTGATAATAGCTACGCTATTTACCAAGCAGAGGCGCCTTACAATTACGTAGGTTCCTTCCGCGTGGGCTTAAACAGTGACAACCAAATAGATGGCACATCGGAAACCGACGGCATAGCTATAACCGGTGCAGCATTAGGGGAACACTACCCGCAGGGCCTATTAGTTATTCAAGATGGCTTTAACCTAATGCCTAGTCAGCCGCAAAACTTTAAATATGTAAGTTGGCAAGATGTAATCACCGAGTTGGCTAAATAG